In one Drosophila pseudoobscura strain MV-25-SWS-2005 chromosome X, UCI_Dpse_MV25, whole genome shotgun sequence genomic region, the following are encoded:
- the pod1 gene encoding coronin-7 isoform X4 encodes MAWRFKASKYKNAAPIVPKAEACVREICVGSYQTYGNNIAASAAFMAFNWEHTGSSVAVLPLDDCGRKSKTMPLLHGHTDTVTDLKFSPFHDGLLATASQDCLVKIWHIPEKGLEQSLSDPEAVFSHKQRRVETVGFHPTADGMMYSTAAGCVALFDLRSQKEIFSNNEHPEVIQSASWREDGTVLATSCKDKCVRIFDPRASGSPLQMVAESHQSIKDSRVVWLGGQPRILTTGFDAARLRQVIIRDIRNFGTPEKTLELDCSTGILMPLFDPDTNMLFLAGKGDTTINYLEITDKDPYLIEGLRHTGEQTKGACLVPKRALRVMEAEVNRVLQLTSNMVIPIMYQVPRKTYRDFHADLYPETTGYKTELIASEWLNGSNQAVPKMNLDPAKRELGDEPIIPRLGPKPFSSTTGDVSFDKVFAVPLAPGSHENISNVGQESGGSGEPAAAPTHVQPSAKPDLIVEIEIKKKNERETVASAGNGVQKSLTTSERRKIFEQNSESSENSTEGEDRTDADLRRFSSARSSIAERRRLYENRSKSQVDEKAQSPVPLRREHSKVEPLKPNQQQQQQSTCIDSKRISVPEGKLLEEHRQQRGNNGAANAAGLKKSATEAAFSAASTKRTSTVFGKVSKFRHLKGTPGHKSTHIENLRNLSRQIPGECNGFHANHERVAVPLSGPGGKIAIFELSRPGRLPDGVIPSLVNGSNIMDFQWDPFDAQRLAVACDDGIVKLWHIAEGGLSEPTNTPAGELTAHLDKIYFIRFHPLAADVLLTASYDMTIKLWDLRTMTEKCALTGHSDQIFDFAWSPCGRLGATVCKDGKIRVYNPRKSEMPIREGNGPVGTRGARITWAVEGQYIVCTGFDKVSERQISVYNAQKLTAPLNTASLDVSPSILIPFYDEDSSTLFVTGKGDSTIYCYEITDEEPYICPLSHHRCTSLHQGLSFLTKNHCDVASVEFSKAYRLTNTTIEPLSFTVPRIKSELFQDDLFPPTRITWSATLSADDWFASNNDKAAPKISLKPEGMETLSSIQQVPVQHTKKSLEQHAQLGQKSEYEINKQQEIQKSVSARMEYTTKLEQDDMEGVDENEWQE; translated from the exons ATGGCCTGGCGCTTCAAGGCTTCCAAATATAAAAATGCCGCGCCCATTGTCCCCAAAGCGGAGGCATGCGTCCGCGAGATCTGTGTGGGCAGCTATCAGACGTATGGCAACAATATCGCCGCATCGGCCGCCTTCATGGCCTTCAATTGGGAGCACACCGGATCGAGTGTGGCCGTCCTGCCGCTGGACGATTGCGGGCGCAAGAGCAAGACAATGCCGCTGCTGCATGGGCACACGGACACAGTGACAGACCTGAAGTTTTCGCCATTCCATGACGGCCTGTTGGCCACCGCATCGCAGGATTGCCTG GTGAAAATCTGGCATATACCAGAAAAGGGCCTGGAGCAGTCGCTCTCCGATCCGGAGGCCGTCTTCTCACACAAACAGCGGCGTGTGGAGACGGTGGGCTTCCATCCGACGGCCGATGGAATGATGTACTCGACAGCGGCCGGTTGCGTGGCCTTGTTCGATCTGAGGAGCCAAAAGGAGATCTTCT CCAACAATGAGCATCCCGAGGTGATACAGTCGGCCAGTTGGCGCGAGGACGGCACTGTCCTGGCCACCAGTTGCAAGGACAAGTGTGTGCGAATTTTCGATCCACGCGCCTCCGGCTCACCCCTCCAAATGGTGGCTGAATCGCATCAGAGCATCAAGGATTCGCGAGTTGTCTGGCTGGGAGGGCAGCCGCGCATCCTTACCACCGGCTTCGATGCGGCCCGCCTGCGGCAGGTTATCATCCGGGACATCCGTAACTTTGGCACACCCGAAAAGACCCTCGAGCTGGACTGCTCGACGGGCATACTGATGCCACTGTTTGACCCCGACACGAACATGCTCTTCCTTGCCGGTAAGGGGGACACGACCATTAACTATCTGGAGATCACAGACAAGGATCCCTATCTGATCGAGGGACTGCGGCACACCGGCGAACAGACGAAGGGCGCTTGCCTGGTCCCCAAGCGGGCATTGAGGGTGATGGAGGCGGAGGTGAATCGCGTACTCCAACTGACATCCAATATGGTCATACCCATCATGTACCAAGTGCCCAGAAag ACCTATCGCGATTTCCATGCCGATCTCTATCCGGAGACCACAGGCTACAAAACGGAGCTGATTGCCAGCGAGTGGCTGAATGGGAGCAATCAGGCGGTGCCCAAGATGAATCTGGACCCGGCAAAGCGGGAGCTTGGCGACGAGCCGATAATC CCCCGATTGGGACCGAAGCCCTTCTCGAGCACCACGGGCGATGTGTCCTTTGACAAAGTGTTTGCCGTACCCTTGGCGCCCGGCTCCCATGAGAACATCTCGAACGTTGGCCAGGAGAGCGGGGGCAGCggagagccagcagcagccccaactCACGTACAGCCGTCAGCCAAGCCGGATCTCATTGtggaaatcgaaatcaaaa AGAAGAACGAACGGGAGACGGTGGCATCTGCCGGCAATGGAGTGCAAAAGTCACTGACAACATCGGAGCGGCGCAAG ATTTTCGAACAAAACTCCGAGTCGTCGGAGAATTCAACGGAGGGGGAGGACCGCACCGATGCCGATCTGCGGCGCTTCTCCTCGGCCCGGAGCAGCATTGCTGAGCGTCGACGTCTCTACGAGAATCGCTCCAAGAGTCAGGTGGACGAGAAGGCCCAGTCGCCAGTGCCATT GCGTCGCGAGCACTCCAAGGTGGAGCCGCTGAAGcccaaccagcagcagcagcaacagagcaCCTGCATCGACAGCAAGCGGATCTCGGTGCCTGAGGGAAAGCTGCTCGAAGAACATCGTCAGCAACGGGGCAACAATGGCGCGGCGAATGCCGCTGGCCTCAAGAAATCCGCCACGGAGGCTGCCTTCAGTGCCGCCTCGACCAAACGCACCTCGACCGTATTCGGCAAGGTGTCCAAATTCCGGCACCTGAAGGGCACGCCCGGCCACAAGTCCACACACATCGAGAACTTGCGCAACTTGAGCCGCCAGATACCGGGCGAATGCAATGGCTTCCACGCCAATCACGAGCGTGTGGCAGTGCCGCTGTCGGGGCCCGGCGGTAAGATAGCGATCTTCGAACTGAGTCGCCCAGGCCGTCTGCCCGACGGTGTCATTCCCTCGCTGGTGAATGGCAGCAACATCATGGACTTCCAGTGGGATCCGTTCGATGCCCAGCGCCTGGCCGTCGCCTGTGACGATGGCATCGTCAAGCTGTGGCACATAGCCGAGGGCGGCCTCAGCGAGCCAACAAACACGCCCGCCGGCGAACTGACCGCCCACCTCGACAAGATCTACTTCATCCGCTTCCACCCGCTGGCCGCCGACGTTTTGCTCACCGCCAGCTACGACATGACCATCAAGCTCTGGGACTTGCGCACCATGACCGAGAAATGCGCGCTGACGGGCCACTCGGACCAGATATTCGACTTTGCCTGGAGCCCATGCGGCCGCCTGGGGGCCACCGTCTGCAAGGATGGCAAGATACGCGTCTACAATCCACGCAAGTCGGAGATGCCCATACGCGAGGGCAACGGACCCGTGGGCACCCGAGGGGCTCGCATCACCTGGGCCGTCGAGGGACAGTACATTGTCTGCACTGGATTCGATAA GGTCTCGGAGCGACAGATCAGCGTGTACAATGCCCAAAAATTGACGGCACCTCTGAACACGGCCAGTCTGGATGTGTCGCCATCGATACTGATCCCCTTCTACGACGAGGACAGCTCCACACTGTTCGTCACGGGCAAGGGCGACTCGACCATCTATTGCTATGAGATCACCGACGAGGAGCCGTACATCTGCCCGCTGTCGCATCATCGTTGCACATCGCTGCACCAGGGCCTCAGCTTCCTCACCAAGAACCACTGCGATGTGGCCAGCGTGGAATTCTCCAAGGCCTACAGGCTGACCAACACGACCATCGAGCCGCTCAGCTTCACAGTGCCACGGATCAAG AGCGAGCTGTTCCAAGACGACCTCTTTCCACCCACGCGCATCACCTGGAGCGCCACGCTCAGTGCCGATGATTGGTTTGCCAGCAACAATGACAAGGCGGCTCCCAAAATCAGCCTCAAGCCGGAGGGCATGGAGACAC TGTCTTCAATACAACAAGTGCCAGTGCAGCATACAAAGAAATCGTTGGAGCAGCACGCTCAACTTGGCCAAAAGTCAGAGTACGAGATTAACAAACAGCAAGAG ATCCAGAAATCGGTGAGTGCGCGCATGGAGTACACCACAAAGCTGGAGCAAGACGATATGGAGGGTGTGGACGAGAACGAGTGGCAGGagtag